A genomic region of Streptococcus suis contains the following coding sequences:
- a CDS encoding glutamate-cysteine ligase family protein, whose product MNREDRISIGNCFEEYYFANIKEKPELFIGVELEYPIVNISGKATSIQVATDMMRHISNQNGFTIIKRDDRGNPIELQHESGDLILFEVTYNTLEFAFAKAKNIGSVEERHKEYLANIQDYLRQNGHELQGLGINPNWENNDNRPVDTGRYRMLMNYLKLGEGKPNMHPYTGYAGFICGNQVQFDVSRKTFLRVINAFNKIEAAKAFLFANSPFDHIDDMALTRDYFWEYSMHGLLKNNVGIYSEEFHTEAEYRQYQEESAMFYVIRDNCYYYFKPITVKSFFEQEKFAAYSETGEICYFVSKADDFKNHRSYHYQELTKRGTIEFRSTCTQPFETTFAPIAFHLGLLANLVKLEEILESTEFFIEFGRDYSKLRRQFSRKKLFDVEQRMVKDFSKTLLDCAHEALLLRGYSEEKYLTPLYNSLIDNSGVL is encoded by the coding sequence ATGAATAGAGAAGACAGAATATCCATAGGCAATTGTTTTGAAGAATACTATTTTGCTAACATTAAAGAAAAGCCAGAATTGTTTATAGGTGTAGAATTAGAATATCCGATAGTTAATATCTCAGGGAAAGCAACTTCTATCCAAGTGGCTACAGATATGATGCGACACATTTCTAATCAAAATGGATTTACAATCATCAAAAGAGATGATAGAGGAAATCCGATAGAACTCCAGCACGAGTCGGGAGACCTCATACTATTTGAAGTCACGTATAATACACTAGAATTTGCATTCGCAAAAGCAAAAAATATTGGTAGTGTAGAAGAGCGTCATAAAGAATATCTAGCGAATATTCAAGATTATTTGCGCCAAAATGGACATGAATTGCAGGGGTTAGGAATAAATCCCAACTGGGAAAATAATGACAATAGACCGGTAGATACGGGCCGATATAGGATGTTAATGAACTATCTCAAGCTAGGAGAAGGCAAACCTAATATGCATCCCTATACTGGATATGCTGGCTTTATTTGTGGAAATCAAGTGCAGTTTGATGTGAGTCGAAAAACCTTTTTACGAGTCATTAATGCGTTTAATAAAATTGAGGCAGCGAAGGCGTTTTTGTTTGCAAATTCACCATTCGATCATATAGATGATATGGCCCTTACTAGGGATTATTTTTGGGAATATTCAATGCATGGCCTCTTAAAGAATAACGTTGGTATCTACTCAGAGGAATTTCATACTGAGGCAGAATATCGTCAATACCAAGAAGAGTCCGCAATGTTTTATGTCATCAGGGATAACTGTTATTATTATTTTAAACCAATTACTGTCAAATCTTTTTTTGAGCAAGAAAAATTTGCAGCGTATTCAGAAACTGGCGAGATATGTTACTTTGTTTCGAAAGCAGATGATTTCAAAAATCATCGCTCATACCACTATCAGGAGCTTACCAAGCGAGGAACTATTGAATTTCGAAGTACATGTACACAACCATTTGAAACAACATTTGCTCCCATAGCCTTTCATTTAGGTCTGCTCGCCAATCTCGTGAAATTGGAAGAAATTCTAGAAAGTACAGAGTTTTTTATAGAATTTGGCAGAGATTATTCAAAGCTACGTAGACAATTTTCGAGAAAAAAACTGTTTGATGTAGAACAAAGAATGGTGAAAGACTTTTCTAAGACATTATTAGATTGTGCACATGAAGCCCTCCTTTTGAGAGGATACAGTGAAGAAAAATATTTAACTCCACTGTACAATTCATTAATTGATAACTCCGGGGTACTGTGA
- a CDS encoding zinc-dependent MarR family transcriptional regulator, which translates to MNRIALEIEKYLHEIVLSSENQLEILVGSCQSTVKLTNTQEHILMLIEKAAYTNTEIAKELNVSQAAITKATKSLVAQGLLVAVRDDKDARIVRFSLTEAAKPIAAEHAHHHAHTLEAYEELLENYSLEEQESIARFLSELVEKIRK; encoded by the coding sequence ATGAATCGTATTGCATTAGAAATTGAGAAGTACCTGCACGAGATTGTTTTGAGTTCGGAGAATCAATTGGAGATTTTGGTTGGTTCTTGTCAAAGCACGGTGAAGTTGACGAATACGCAGGAGCATATTTTGATGCTTATTGAAAAGGCTGCATATACTAATACTGAGATTGCTAAGGAGTTGAATGTTAGTCAGGCTGCGATCACGAAGGCTACAAAGTCATTAGTTGCTCAGGGGTTATTGGTGGCGGTTAGAGATGATAAGGATGCTCGTATTGTTCGCTTTAGTTTGACTGAGGCTGCTAAGCCTATTGCTGCAGAGCATGCTCATCATCACGCGCATACCTTGGAAGCTTATGAAGAGCTTTTGGAAAATTATAGTCTCGAAGAGCAGGAGTCAATTGCTCGATTCTTAAGTGAGTTAGTGGAGAAGATTAGAAAATAA
- a CDS encoding metal ABC transporter ATP-binding protein yields the protein MRYITVEDLSFYYDKEPVLEHIHYYLDSGEFVTLTGENGAAKTTLIKATLGILKPKQGRVSIAEKSIKGKKLRMAYLPQQIASFNAGFPSTVYEFVKSGRYPRQGWFRRLTAHDEEHVRISLESVGMWEHRDKRLGALSGGQKQRAVIARMFASDPDIFILDEPTTGMDAGTKDAFYQLMHHSAKKHGKSVLMITHDPDELNRYADRNIHLVRDQQSPWRCFNVHEADEEVADV from the coding sequence ATGAGATATATTACTGTGGAAGACTTGTCGTTTTACTACGACAAAGAACCGGTTTTAGAACATATTCATTATTATCTTGATAGTGGGGAATTTGTGACTTTGACTGGTGAGAATGGCGCAGCCAAGACAACCCTCATTAAGGCGACTTTGGGGATATTGAAGCCCAAACAAGGGAGGGTTTCTATTGCTGAGAAGAGTATAAAAGGTAAGAAGTTAAGAATGGCCTATTTACCTCAGCAAATTGCAAGTTTTAATGCTGGTTTTCCGAGCACGGTTTACGAATTTGTAAAATCAGGGCGTTATCCTCGACAAGGTTGGTTTCGTCGTTTGACAGCCCATGATGAGGAACATGTTCGGATTAGTTTGGAATCAGTTGGAATGTGGGAACATCGGGATAAGCGCTTAGGTGCTTTGAGTGGTGGGCAGAAGCAACGCGCGGTCATTGCGCGTATGTTTGCTTCGGATCCAGATATTTTTATTCTGGATGAACCGACAACAGGGATGGATGCAGGGACCAAGGATGCTTTTTACCAGCTCATGCATCATTCGGCTAAGAAGCATGGAAAGTCGGTTCTGATGATAACTCATGATCCTGATGAGCTGAATAGGTATGCTGATCGAAACATTCACTTGGTTCGTGATCAGCAGTCTCCTTGGCGTTGTTTCAATGTTCATGAAGCGGATGAGGAGGTTGCCGATGTTTGA